A window of the Phoenix dactylifera cultivar Barhee BC4 unplaced genomic scaffold, palm_55x_up_171113_PBpolish2nd_filt_p 001891F, whole genome shotgun sequence genome harbors these coding sequences:
- the LOC120109186 gene encoding OVARIAN TUMOR DOMAIN-containing deubiquitinating enzyme 4-like isoform X1 — protein MTSWTTSSFAGASRLMGEDFNDNILFYFSYEHACEQARFRGIPGDGRCLFRSVAHGACLRTGKPSPSENLQKELADELRLKVANEFITRRSDTEWFLEGDFDTYVTQIRKPHMWGGEPELLMCSHVLRMPITVYMHTRGSDDLQIISEYGQEYGKEDPIRVLYHGYGHYDALQIPLGRTKLKSYVKR, from the exons ATGACTAGCTGGACCACGTCAAGCTTTGCAGGAGCTAGCAGATTAATGGGCGAAGACTTCAAcgacaatattttattttatttctcctATGAGCACGCATGTGAGCAAGCAAGATTCAGAG GAATACCTGGGGATGGAAGATGCTTGTTCAGATCTGTGGCTCATGGTGCCTGCCTGAGAACAGGAAAACCATCTCCAAGTGAAAACCTTCAGAAAGAATTAGCAGATGAACTGAGACTAAAA GTTGCGAATGAATTTATCACAAGACGATCGGACACCGAGTG GTTTCTTGAAGGTGATTTTGATACATATGTTACGCAGATCAGAAAACCTCATATGTGGGGAGGAGAGCCTGAGCTGCTCATGTGTTCGCATGTTCTTCG GATGCCAATTACTGTTTACATGCATACTAGAGGTTCTGATGACCTTCAAATTATATCAGAGTATGGTCAGGAGtatggcaaggaagatccaatTCGTGTGCTCTATCATGGCTATGGGCATTATGATGCTTTGCAGATACCTCTTGGAAGAACAAAGTTGAAATC GTATGTGAAAAGATAA
- the LOC120109186 gene encoding OVARIAN TUMOR DOMAIN-containing deubiquitinating enzyme 4-like isoform X2 — translation MSTHVSKQDSEVFVGFFYKFSIEGIPGDGRCLFRSVAHGACLRTGKPSPSENLQKELADELRLKVANEFITRRSDTEWFLEGDFDTYVTQIRKPHMWGGEPELLMCSHVLRMPITVYMHTRGSDDLQIISEYGQEYGKEDPIRVLYHGYGHYDALQIPLGRTKLKSYVKR, via the exons ATGAGCACGCATGTGAGCAAGCAAGATTCAGAGGTTTTCGTTGGATTTTTCTATAAATTTTCTATTGAAG GAATACCTGGGGATGGAAGATGCTTGTTCAGATCTGTGGCTCATGGTGCCTGCCTGAGAACAGGAAAACCATCTCCAAGTGAAAACCTTCAGAAAGAATTAGCAGATGAACTGAGACTAAAA GTTGCGAATGAATTTATCACAAGACGATCGGACACCGAGTG GTTTCTTGAAGGTGATTTTGATACATATGTTACGCAGATCAGAAAACCTCATATGTGGGGAGGAGAGCCTGAGCTGCTCATGTGTTCGCATGTTCTTCG GATGCCAATTACTGTTTACATGCATACTAGAGGTTCTGATGACCTTCAAATTATATCAGAGTATGGTCAGGAGtatggcaaggaagatccaatTCGTGTGCTCTATCATGGCTATGGGCATTATGATGCTTTGCAGATACCTCTTGGAAGAACAAAGTTGAAATC GTATGTGAAAAGATAA